In Apis mellifera strain DH4 linkage group LG10, Amel_HAv3.1, whole genome shotgun sequence, the genomic window acagaaagaaaaaaagttaaaattaataagtcaATATGTTTAGTATTTCGTGATATTTGTAACGCTCATCAttgagaatatattaaataaaatataaaatgtattaaataaaaatttgaatgattaattaatttaattttcttttcatttgttccgaattattcgattattctgcattaaaatattatttttttaattttttatataatatgacaaaatgataatatattaattacaatataatatataaaaaactatatataatatatataatttctacatataatatatatatatatatatatataatttaaaagttaatggttaacttataataatgtataaaaaaaaataaaaaataatagcattttataaaaaaaatgaataaaaatttattcatttttaatatacatattaaattcaaataaataatatataattcatataaatttaaaaatttttttacttattattccatatttgtAGTCTTCATGTGCATAAACCTATatacatttcatatataaaatgtaaaaatataataaataataactttatattataattgcaaatgaagaattattatttttaaatcaatatgattaataaaaaattttttgtattaaaatatgattaacaCATGAAtgacatatacatatatatatatatatacctagaAACATAAGTTCATTCTTAAGCTATTTAACTTAATGTTTAGTATGGAATGCggatatttaagatttataagGTTACAAGGTTTATAaagtttatagatttataggTTACAGATATACTTACCATAAATAGAAATCAATCGACAATAATCCTAGAAAATGAATCACATATAGTATATCTATAAGGAATTGAGTCATATTGAGTCTGTCAGTATACCAATTTTGGGggaatttctatgaaaaattctCAGAATATTCAATACGTGACttgtttttacttattttgtatattatttttttaaatagaaataatttaatatctcaaaaaatatcttataaaagaaaacaaaaaaacgtTTTGGATtttacgaaacgaaaattagGATATGTAAGATAGGatacgtaaaaaaataaattatactaataGTTATGATCTAGAGAACTTctaaagaaatgataattaaaattttaaatacaataacaatctatatattattttattgtttattctgttatcgttttttttatatatgaagatTTATATCCATCAAGTATTTCGAATTTGTTCTTTCTCATCATATTCTTAGCTTATCATAACTTAGCTATCTTAATTCAGCATcagcattaattaatttaataatttcattaaatatgataagagtcttttttctctcttttttctctgtaGAAaactgtatgtatatatttttcttatcttaaatagttttcaattatttttctttaaatatttttttgaaaatatttatttattataaacaaagtacattcattttacttatttgcaaaattctataaatgtttaaatattacttcatgtataaatttttttttcgtctaatattggtaaaatttataatataataatttaaacaatatttatttttttatattaaattaataatatccgtaatatgaaatattctaatatataaaaataaaatctatctgtactttttaaagatttttctaaaaaaaaattaaaatattgattattttttattatttatttattaattgaaattaataatataattaataataaatgtaatataatgcgTTTATTgtcaatgataaaataacaataataagattatttaatattagaatattttatatgtgttATCTTAaggcaattaatataataaacatagtaaaaatttttcatttattgaagtgtaaaaataatttagtaatatttataataaatttaaattattttaaatattttttatttataattatataatttataattatagaatttatgaaaaatttaatttattacgaattttttatcgattcccctcaattttaatgaactttttttgaattctcatcttattcttatttctaatgaatttttattttatattaatttttaattaacgcgttttaataattcttaatcaaaaatatgtttaattctattattttataagagaaattgatattttacaaaaatatttatataattagaattgaattaattagaattaattagagaaaaatatttcaagtaactattatttaataatattattaataatgttatttaataatattatttatttcgaatccattttttcattctcaataaatttattccaaatttgtTGCACTgtactaatttatttaaattgaaaataaattatgatatattttttttagttttacatattaatatataaaaatttttataaatataaaataaatctttttacatGAGTATTTGCTTTTAAATTATCCTCTATTATCAATTaacataattacaaaaatatgtaaaaaaacgaaatatttttctatacgcaataatataatattcaaatatatgtatatgtatatatataaatatatatatagaaaaaaatatatatacatagcaacagttaaaaaacaaatcaatttaaaccttaattaattttatacatagttAAATTCTAACCTGCATTGTCCacgtgtaaaaattatttcttctagtgatgaatagtttaaaaaaatcttactcatgaaatattacaaattaactatatatttctaatattaaaaatcaacattaatcgtaataatataaaaaaaaaaaaaataactcatGTATAAATACAATTGACACTCTCAAAACTGTCTCATTGACAGTTCACTGACTAACACTGCTTTAAAATAGCGTCATTGATGATTCAACCACAAAGTTtggaataatagaaaagataaattatttaagagatttatatatttattctatttttaaatactgttataatataaatgagtaaaatttttaaaaaatattaatttttcaatactcttattttaaatattataaataaaagacatATTTTGAAaggcatattttataaacaaataaaaaaataaagacaaaaatatttattaatgattatatattttttaataatatttaaataacataatgcataatattgatatataaatatattttcataatattgatGTATAacgtattacaatatttatatacacaatatttatatatatagtctacatatactatatacgcatttaatataatttaatataaaaataagttttgaaatttaaaataatgaaaataatgaaattatataaatttcgtttttaaatttcaagaattagaaatatttacataaatattttaaattgtcttgtaatttcttaattagttaaatcaaaaatatttacttatgattcatgatataaaaactattacgaatatttaaataatacagttACCGGCTTCATAGTCAAGCTTTAACCTTGTTTGATATATCTGATGACAaagtgatattatttaattaaattgtgaaaagaaagtataagaatatagtaaattaattttatattacaatattatataattaataagatttttcttgctatataaaatttattaaaaatttttttaaaaaattaatgtgggtacttttttattcattttatttttatattcaaaactaagtataatttatcatcatttttatattcttttatctcttttttctttatcttaaatttcattttaattcaaatcaatttataatgaatataaaaaactatagtaatatttctttacaaaaattttaaaatataaaaaaaattctttaaaaattattttataaaaattgcaaactatatataaaaaattcataaataattatttatattatattttatttatatatttttatttataattatactttttaatttataggttatttttataatgaatcttTATGctgaaattcaaaaagtaaCACAAATACCTCAAACagatgaaaatattgtattcgTGCGTCGGAAAGATTCTTATGaacaaaatctaaaattaaagaagatcAAAGTTCCACAAAATGTAAATGttagtaattatattcttttaatatcaattcaaaatcaagtttattttttttatatattttataatatattctaatacctatattaattatatttctttaatgaaaaaaatataatatttgcatatttatggtttatattatgttatattatagctTAAAtgacaattatatattgaataataattaaaataaattctcaataattcttcattaaaatataaagtaattattcactaaatatataaatgaaaaaatatttaattatcttaaatattatcatttacagttatatgattttaatgataCTAATGATAGCAGTCGTGAAATATGTAACACTTTGCCTTCTAAGTATTTATtacatgaaaatgaaattgcatCCAGTATTAaagaagtaaatataatttataaatttagaaactaTGATAAATATGTAGGATATGCaaacagattttaatttataggcTAATTAtggtattaattattcaaatgagTATCTTCAAGATCATTGGAAAATTAGACAAATGGAAGctagtttaaatattaaatctaacaaTGACTGTAAAAATTCAACTACAGAAATTCATAAGCaaattactatattaaaaactgataataaaaatgatattgattgTAAAGATATTGAGgataaggaaaatattttaaaagaatgtgGACTTCACAAAAATGCGGTAATTAGAAGCCTTTTAAAAAgccatataatatcattaaatgatttacaaataccaaacaattgtaaaaatataaaaattaagaataccAATCTGCAGGTCTGTATAAAGAATCATTCtacattctatatttttactacaaatattataattaatttatatttacacacataatagaatcaaaatattttttcatcgaataatttattacaaaaagataCTATGAAATTAGTTCAATGTCCAGAAGATCCAGAAGTATTTGTTCAATCTTTACAAGTTCATGGTCatatagatgaaaataaatataatgatattgatttttgtgTACCACACATAGgtaaaaaacaaattgttaCATCacgacaattttttattaatatggaTGACtctgattttgattttataaaaaaaaatatagcagataaaaaataaataaataatattaatgtttaaaaataatatttttttaactttaaagaaaataacttttatcaaAAGTAAATACTTTAAGACTGTTCATTTCATTACatacatttcattaaatttgatacattgaataagattaaattaaaagaatttttaatattgaataatattaaattaaaaaagtttatattatattatatggctatatttataaatttattaattaatatatcaaataattttttcaaaaacattttttaaataatgattacatttcttgtttttcaaaatagaaatttttttgcataaaaaaattatatctatgtaatgagcgatatattttttatatatattttaaaaataaatatatatatatatatatatatataatcatatcaatttttgattatataattttatagtatatttttaaaaaaattacatttgaataatatattttatttatatatattttattatattatttggcCAAAATTACTACTTGATTAAttagaaagttttattttttatcttatcaaaattcttctattaatttatttctatgatataatatttattgttatttataattattttctaaattatgtatttttatttttatttttttttgtagaattttttctgttattaaaataattttcaatatttctataattaatcctttgttttaaattttttccctgataaaaattgttcaaatatttgaataaaatttattcaaaaaagtgtattataaatttatttaaaacttatataatatttaaaatgcactttatttcatatgaaacatatttaaataatttttgtaatacgttaaataatgtaataattgataaatgtataattcacaaatttaataatataataataattaattaaattggtctattaaatgaatatctaaattacattttaaattatatacttcaaaatgtatttaaatttaaaatatttataaaatacatgaaaTTGTGTACAAGATGGAgagaactttatttttttttattttgctgcATAtactgttatatttatatttattttttgcacaataaaatttattatattattttatgaattttatttttcttaaaaatttttccgacAATCctaacaataatttcatatatttcataaatttcattcaaatataatttttttataaataaacgtagataaaaattgtggatataaaatatagataaaaataaaacaaaatttataaataatttttttaatattcatttaatattttatttaaaaatatatttctaaataagtatctttatataaaaatatacaaaaaaagataaatatattttatcataaataaattaatttagtattATTGTTTTGCATAAcgtatacatttttttgaacaaaaataacaatcaAATGGTAATACAGTAGTATctgatgattttataatatttgctattgtatttaaacttaatttcataaattttcttacgtaataattaaaacatggaTTACCACAGACAC contains:
- the LOC113219045 gene encoding uncharacterized protein LOC113219045; the protein is MNLYAEIQKVTQIPQTDENIVFVRRKDSYEQNLKLKKIKVPQNVNLYDFNDTNDSSREICNTLPSKYLLHENEIASSIKEANYGINYSNEYLQDHWKIRQMEASLNIKSNNDCKNSTTEIHKQITILKTDNKNDIDCKDIEDKENILKECGLHKNAVIRSLLKSHIISLNDLQIPNNCKNIKIKNTNLQNQNIFSSNNLLQKDTMKLVQCPEDPEVFVQSLQVHGHIDENKYNDIDFCVPHIGKKQIVTSRQFFINMDDSDFDFIKKNIADKK